TGGGGCCACGCACCAACGTGAGCTTTGGCGACAAGGTGATTGGTACCAACCACACCCTGCCGACGAACAAGGCGGCGCGCTACACCGGGGGCCTGTGGGTGGGCAAGTTCCTCAAGACCTGCACCTACCAGCGCGTGATCACCGACGAAGCCAGCGCGCTGATGGGGGAATACTGCTCGCGCCTTTGCCATATGGAGAACTTCGCGGGCCACGGCGAACAGGCCAACATCCGTGTGCGCCGCTATGGCACCCGCCCTGAAGTGCCTTGGTACCAGCCCGTGCCGGTAGAGGCATGAGCATGAACGCACTGCCCCGTACCCCCAGCTTCCGGCTGGATGGCAAGCGCGCACTCGTGACAGGCGGTAGCCGCGGCATTGGTCTGGCCATTGCCGTTGCACTGGCAGAGGCTGGCGCCACCGTCACGCTGGCTGCGCGATCCGAGCCCGAACTGCGCGACGCCTGTGCACGAATCAACGCCGAGTTGGGTGGCAGCGCCTGCGACCATGTGGTGCTTGATGTCACCAAGCCGCAGAGCGTGGATGCACTGCTTGATGCCCATGCGCCTTTCCACATTCTCGTGAACAACGCCGGCATGAACCGTCCCAGGCACCTGGTGGAGCTGGGCAACGAAGACATTGATGCCGTGCTGAACCTGAATGTGAAGGCCGCGTTCTATGTTTCGCGTGCAGTCGCGCGCAGCATGCTGAAAGCGGGGCAAGGCGGCAGCCTGATCAACGTCTCGTCGCAGATGGGCCTCGTCGGAAGCCCCGGTCGCACGCTGTATTGCGCCTCCAAACATGCGCTGGAAGGCATGACAAAGGCCTTGGCGTGGGAGCTGGGCAGGTCTGGCATCCGTGTGAACACGCTGTGTCCGACCTTCATCGAGACCGAGATGACCGCAGACATGTTCCGGCAACCGGGCTTCAAAAACTGGGTGCTAGAGCGCATTGCACTGGGGCGCCTCGGACGGACGGAGGAAATCATGGGGGCCGCCGTGTTCCTGGCCAGCGATGCCTCAAGCCTAGTCACTGGCAGCGCCCTGATGCTCGATGGAGGATGGACAGCGGCATGAAACTACAGGTAACTGCACAGGACGTTGCGCGCCTCGCGGAGGTCTCCCAATCCGCCGTCAGCCGCACCTTCACCCCCGGGGCAAGCGTCTCGGAAAACACGCGCGCCAAGGTGATTCTGGCCGCTCAGACCTTGGGCTACCGGCCCAACGCCTTGGCGCGCAGCCTCATCACCCGGCGCAGCAGGATGATCGCGCTGGTAATGAGCTATCTCGAAAATCAGTTCTATCCGCTGGTGATACAGGCGCTGTCGCAGAAACTGCAGAAGCAGGGCTACCACGTGCTCATGTTCATCAGCGAGATGGACGAAGCCGATGCCGTACTCACCGACATCCTGCAGTACCAGGTGGACGGCGTGGTGATGGCGTCCACCGTGCTGTCCCCTGCCCTGACCAAGACCTGTACCGATGCGGGTGTGCCAGTGGTGATGTTCAACCGTGTGCCTGATACGGGTGGGTTTGCCCGCCCTATCACCAGTTCCGTCACCTCGGACAACTACCGTGGTGGTCGCATGATCGCGGAGCTGCTCGTGTCTCGTGGCTACCGCAGACTCGCATTTCTGGCAGGTCTGGAAAATTCCTCCACCAACCTCGATCGCGAACGTGGCTTTCTGGATGCCCTGGAGGAAGCCCGGCTGTCGCTGCACAGCCGCGCCGTCGGCAACTTCAGTTTCGAAGGCGCCCGGCAAGCCACACGAGATCTGTTCGCCGATGCGCGACACAGGCCCGAGGCGGTCTTCGTCGCCAACGACCACATGGCCATCGCCGCCATGGACGTACTGCGCCAGGAACTCGGCTTGCGCGTTCCGCAAGACGTAGCCGTTGTGGGTTTCGACGATGTGCCTCAGGCCGCCTGGGGGGCCTACCAGCTCACCACCGTGGTTCAAAGCGTGGAAGACATGGTCAGCGCCACGGTGACATTGCTGCACGAGCAGATGCAGGGAGAAGTCAACCCACGCAATGTGGTCATACCCGCCCGTCTGGTGGAGCGTGCCACCGTCGGCCGCGTGGCGGCCTGAAATCCATTGACCCACACCGCAGAGATACCGCACTCAGAGCATCACTCACAACAACGATCCTACGATCCAGAGAGAGACCCCGTGAAAACAGCACCTCCTTTCCAGTTTTCCTCGCTCAAACGCCGCACCATCCTGCTGGCAGCCCAGACCGCTCTGGCCTGCAGCGGCCTTGCCACATGGACGAGCCATGCAAAGAGCATGACCACACCGGCAGGACCCGATGGCTATCCGCACAGCGGCCGCGTGGTCATCGTCGTGCCGTTCGCACCCGGAGGCGCAACGGACATCATCGCTCGGCTGGTGGCCGATGAGCTCGGCAAGCGCTGGGGCACCGCCGTGGTGGTGGATAACAAGCCCGGCGCTGGCGGCGGCATCGGTACGGAATATGTGGCCCGTGCCAAGGGCGATGGCTACACACTGCTGCTGGGCACGCAGACGGCGCTGGCCGTCAATCCGGTGCTGCTCAAGAAGGTTGGTTACAACGTCGACAAGGATTTCGCCCCCATCACCGAACTGGCCGACACACCACTGGTGCTGCTGGCCAGCAAGAAGTCCGGTGCCACGAACCTGCAGGAACTGACCGCCGCCATCAAATCCAAACCAGACGCGATCTCCTACGGCAGCAGCGGCAACGGCACCTCGCAACACCTGACTACGCTGATGATGCTCGAGCGCATCGGCGGCAAGGCCGTGCATGTGCCGTACAAGGGAAGCAGCCAGTCATTGGTGGACTTGGCAGGCAACCAGATAGACATGCAGTTCGACAATATGGCCACGGCGCTCGCCTTTGCCAGGAACGGCCAGGCCAAAGCGCTTGCCATCACCAGCCTCAAGCGCTCGCCGCTGCAACCCGATCTACCCACCCTGAGCGAAGCGGGTGTGCCCGGCTTCGAAGCGGCGACCTGGCTCGGCCTGCTGGCACCGGACGCCACGCCCGCACCTGTGGTGCAGTATCTGAACAGGGAAGTGGTGAGCATTCTGAACACTGCCTCCGTCCAGGAACGGCTCGCCGCCCAGGGTTTCACCGCCCGCTCGATGTCCAGCGAGCACTTCAGAAAGTTCATCCGGGATGAAACCGTCAAATTCGACAAGCTCATCAAGTCCAACAATCTGACCATTGATTGAGCCACACCTTATTCCATGCGCCCCTCGGAATCATCAGCTCCCTGCGCAATATCGGTGCACCCGTCATCCGCAATGCGCTGCAACGGGCCATGAACAGGCCCGCCCTCTTCGACAGCTGCATGGAGGCCGCGTTCGAGCCCTGCCCTCCGTCGTGGGCATTGCAGGCACGGCACGCATCCGTGTCTGCGCTCTTTCTCTCCAAAGCCTACCCAAATGCACCGGACACGCCGCCGTGGCGCTCAGGTCACCGTGTCCTGCGCAACTGGCACACTGCATCGCCCTCATGCAGCCGGCCAACTCAGCGTGTACATGTCGCGGACAGCCATGCACGACGCCGATGAGATCCACTGACCACAATACCAAGCGACAGGAGACACACAATGGACATCCGCCACCCCATCGATACCCGCCTCCAACCCCTGCTGTATGGAACGGAACGCATCCGCGGCCTCTTCAACGGCTTGCCGAGCCCCGCCATCATCGAGATGTGCGCCTATGCCGGTTTCCGCTTCGTGATCATCGACAACGAACACGGCTGCGCTGACCTGGAGACCACCGAGAACATGCTTCGCGCAGCACGGGCCAGCGGAATAATTCCCGTGGTGCGCTGCCTGGAACACGACCTGCCCCGCGTGCTCGATATGGGCGCTGGCGCCGTGCAGATTCCGATGGTCAGTACGGCGGCGAAAGCCCGCGAGCTGGTCAGCAAGGTGCGCTACCCCCGCATTGGCCAACGCGGCAGCGCGTTCAGCACGCGTGCGGCTGGCTACGGCGCGTTTGGCGGCATGCCGCACACCGAACGCAGCAACCGTGACATCTCGCTCATCGTGATGATCGAGACTCCCGAAGGCGTACGCAACGCCGCCGAGATCGCCGCAGTCGACGGTGTGGACGCCGTCTTCATCGGTCCCAACGATCTGTCGCACGCCATGGGCTTTGACAACAACTGGGCTGCTCCGGATGTCGAAAATGCCATGGAGCGCACCATTCGCGCCGTAACCGCTGCCGGCAAATGCGCGGGCACGGTAGCGCTCACCCATGAGGCCGAGCAGAAATACGCCGCATGGGGTGCTCGTTACTTTGCCAATGTTTCGACCAGCATCTTCACGCAGGCGCTGCGCAAGGCCACCAGCGAAGGCGATGCCGGCAGCGTCAAAATCGAGTATTGAGGGCATCCTCCGACACCGATGTTCAGCAGCATGCTTTTGCACTCTCAATCGCCTCCGGCCGGGAGCAACGATTGCGCAAAGCCGATGGTCTGGCGGAACGGGATGGCAGCATCCGGGAGCTG
This region of Comamonas thiooxydans genomic DNA includes:
- a CDS encoding LacI family DNA-binding transcriptional regulator, whose protein sequence is MKLQVTAQDVARLAEVSQSAVSRTFTPGASVSENTRAKVILAAQTLGYRPNALARSLITRRSRMIALVMSYLENQFYPLVIQALSQKLQKQGYHVLMFISEMDEADAVLTDILQYQVDGVVMASTVLSPALTKTCTDAGVPVVMFNRVPDTGGFARPITSSVTSDNYRGGRMIAELLVSRGYRRLAFLAGLENSSTNLDRERGFLDALEEARLSLHSRAVGNFSFEGARQATRDLFADARHRPEAVFVANDHMAIAAMDVLRQELGLRVPQDVAVVGFDDVPQAAWGAYQLTTVVQSVEDMVSATVTLLHEQMQGEVNPRNVVIPARLVERATVGRVAA
- a CDS encoding tripartite tricarboxylate transporter substrate binding protein produces the protein MKTAPPFQFSSLKRRTILLAAQTALACSGLATWTSHAKSMTTPAGPDGYPHSGRVVIVVPFAPGGATDIIARLVADELGKRWGTAVVVDNKPGAGGGIGTEYVARAKGDGYTLLLGTQTALAVNPVLLKKVGYNVDKDFAPITELADTPLVLLASKKSGATNLQELTAAIKSKPDAISYGSSGNGTSQHLTTLMMLERIGGKAVHVPYKGSSQSLVDLAGNQIDMQFDNMATALAFARNGQAKALAITSLKRSPLQPDLPTLSEAGVPGFEAATWLGLLAPDATPAPVVQYLNREVVSILNTASVQERLAAQGFTARSMSSEHFRKFIRDETVKFDKLIKSNNLTID
- a CDS encoding SDR family NAD(P)-dependent oxidoreductase encodes the protein MNALPRTPSFRLDGKRALVTGGSRGIGLAIAVALAEAGATVTLAARSEPELRDACARINAELGGSACDHVVLDVTKPQSVDALLDAHAPFHILVNNAGMNRPRHLVELGNEDIDAVLNLNVKAAFYVSRAVARSMLKAGQGGSLINVSSQMGLVGSPGRTLYCASKHALEGMTKALAWELGRSGIRVNTLCPTFIETEMTADMFRQPGFKNWVLERIALGRLGRTEEIMGAAVFLASDASSLVTGSALMLDGGWTAA
- a CDS encoding HpcH/HpaI aldolase/citrate lyase family protein, coding for MDIRHPIDTRLQPLLYGTERIRGLFNGLPSPAIIEMCAYAGFRFVIIDNEHGCADLETTENMLRAARASGIIPVVRCLEHDLPRVLDMGAGAVQIPMVSTAAKARELVSKVRYPRIGQRGSAFSTRAAGYGAFGGMPHTERSNRDISLIVMIETPEGVRNAAEIAAVDGVDAVFIGPNDLSHAMGFDNNWAAPDVENAMERTIRAVTAAGKCAGTVALTHEAEQKYAAWGARYFANVSTSIFTQALRKATSEGDAGSVKIEY